CCTGCGGCGTGGTGACGATCACCGCGCCGGTCATCGGCACGCGCTGGCTCAGCGTGAGCTGGATGTCGCCGGTGCCGGGGGGCATGTCGACGATGAGGTAGTCGAGGTCTTTCCAGTTGGTCTGGCGCAGCAGCTGCTCCAGCGCCTGCGTGGCCATGGGGCCGCGCCAGATCATGGCCTGGTCCTGGTCGACCAGGAAGCCGATGGACATCACCTGCACGCCGTGGCGCTGCATGGGTTCCATGGTCTTGCCGTCGGCGCTGTCGGGGCGGCCCTCGATGCCCATCATCATGGGCTGGCTGGGGCCGTAGATGTCGGCGTCGAGCAAGCCCACGCTCGCACCTTCCGCGGCCAGTGCGAGCGCCAGGTTGGCCGCCGTGGTGCTCTTGCCCACGCCGCCCTTGCCCGAGGCCACCGCGATGATGTTCTTGACGTTGGGCATCAGCTGCACGCCGCGCTGCACCGCGTGGCTGATGACCTTGGTGACGATGTTGACCGACACGTTCTCCACGCCCGGCACGGTCTTGGCGGCCGCCACCAGCGCCTTGCGGATCGCCGCGTGCTGGCTCTTGGCGGGGTAGCCGAGTTCGAGGTCGAACGACACGTCGCCGTCCGAAACCTGGAGGTTCTTGAGCGAGCGGGTCGCTGCGAATTCTTTGTGGGTGTTCGGGTCTGCAACGGCCTTGAGCGCGTCCATGAGACCTTCGGGGGTGAGTGCCATTGATCAAACTCCTGAATGGCGGGTAGTCTAAGGTGCTCCCCAAGCCCTCACCGAACAGCCTGCCAATAACCAAAATGACAGAGACAAGCCCCGCCACCGGCCTTCTGCTCACCGGAGGCGGCGCACGGGCGGCCTACCAGGTCGGCGTGCTCGAAGCGATTGCCGAAATGCGCCGCGCCGCCGGGCCGGCCGCCGGCACCGGCAACCCCTTTCCCGTCATCACCGGCACTTCGGCCGGCGCCATCAACGCGGCGGCGCTGGCCTGCGGCGCGGACAACTTCGACCATGTGGTGGCGCACATCGCCGAGGTGTGGAGCAGCTTTCGCGCCGAGCAGGTGTACCGCGCCGATTCGCTCTCGGTCATCGGCAGCGGTGCGCGCTGGCGCATGCTGCTGGGGTTCGGGCGCTTTGCGGCCAACTGGATGCGGGTCAAGCCCAAGTCGCTGCTCGACAACGCGCCGCTGGCCGACCTGCTGCAGCGCATGGTGCCGCTGGACCGCCTGCCGCAACTCATGCACGAGGGCCACGTGCAGGCGCTGGCCGTGACCGCCTCGAGCTACAGCTCGGGCGAGCACGTCACCTTCTTCGAGGCGGCGGTGCCG
This region of Variovorax sp. RKNM96 genomic DNA includes:
- the apbC gene encoding iron-sulfur cluster carrier protein ApbC; this translates as MALTPEGLMDALKAVADPNTHKEFAATRSLKNLQVSDGDVSFDLELGYPAKSQHAAIRKALVAAAKTVPGVENVSVNIVTKVISHAVQRGVQLMPNVKNIIAVASGKGGVGKSTTAANLALALAAEGASVGLLDADIYGPSQPMMMGIEGRPDSADGKTMEPMQRHGVQVMSIGFLVDQDQAMIWRGPMATQALEQLLRQTNWKDLDYLIVDMPPGTGDIQLTLSQRVPMTGAVIVTTPQDIALLDAKKGIKMFEKVGVPILGIVENMAVHICSNCGHAEHIFGTDGGKKMAAEYQMEYLGALPLDIKIRLQADSGAPTVVADPEGDVAGIYKAVARQVAVGISEKAKDFSSKFPTISISKNT